In Bacillota bacterium, a single genomic region encodes these proteins:
- the ruvA gene encoding Holliday junction branch migration protein RuvA, with protein MIRKLRGRIDALNWADAIIDVNGVGYRLFIPFSTRQVLALHPREEPVALFVHTRLREEHIDLFGFSSEAELQVFELLIQASGVGPKLALSALSALPPERVLEALARADTDALQRIPGIGKRTAERLCVELADRARELVGGSGGGEGQVLERESARHPGSRDAVEALVSLGYSRQEALRAVRAAGRRVAVEADLEALIKAALAAAAEGR; from the coding sequence TTGATCCGCAAGCTCCGCGGCCGCATTGACGCGCTCAACTGGGCGGATGCCATCATCGACGTGAACGGTGTGGGCTATCGCCTCTTCATCCCCTTTTCGACGCGGCAGGTCCTGGCACTGCACCCGCGTGAGGAACCGGTCGCTCTGTTCGTGCATACGCGGCTGCGCGAAGAACACATCGATCTGTTCGGCTTCAGTTCCGAGGCTGAACTCCAGGTCTTCGAACTCCTGATCCAGGCGTCGGGCGTGGGTCCGAAGCTGGCGCTCTCGGCCCTTTCCGCCCTGCCTCCGGAACGCGTACTGGAGGCGCTGGCGCGAGCCGATACGGACGCCCTGCAGCGGATACCAGGGATCGGCAAGCGCACCGCCGAACGCCTCTGCGTCGAACTCGCCGACAGGGCCAGGGAACTCGTGGGGGGCTCAGGCGGCGGCGAGGGCCAGGTGCTCGAGCGCGAGAGCGCCCGGCATCCCGGGTCCCGGGACGCGGTGGAGGCGCTGGTGAGCCTGGGCTATTCGCGCCAGGAGGCTCTACGGGCCGTTCGGGCCGCCGGGCGGCGCGTCGCGGTGGAAGCGGACCTGGAGGCGCTGATCAAAGCGGCGCTGGCGGCCGCTGCCGAAGGTCGCTAG
- the ruvC gene encoding crossover junction endodeoxyribonuclease RuvC translates to MNEGPQAGRLARTPRPGVMTIAGIDPGLARTGFGVIRGTDERLEVLESGTIETDASWPVEQRLLVLYRELSGLFSRHSPDLVAVERLFVNRNLRSAMAVGEARGVVLLAAAEARARVVEYTPQAVKLTITGQGQGAKQQVAYMVRHLLALRRPLAPDEGDALALALCGARFSGPDRSNAPGVGRA, encoded by the coding sequence TTGAACGAGGGGCCGCAGGCCGGCCGGCTTGCGCGCACGCCCCGGCCGGGCGTGATGACCATCGCCGGGATTGACCCCGGCCTGGCCCGCACCGGCTTCGGCGTCATCCGGGGTACGGACGAGCGCTTGGAGGTGCTGGAGTCGGGCACCATCGAAACCGACGCGTCGTGGCCGGTCGAGCAGCGGCTGCTGGTGCTGTACCGGGAGCTGAGCGGGCTCTTTTCCCGCCATTCGCCGGACCTGGTGGCTGTGGAACGGCTCTTCGTCAACCGCAACCTGCGGTCAGCAATGGCGGTGGGAGAGGCGCGAGGGGTGGTGCTGCTGGCAGCTGCCGAGGCCAGGGCCCGGGTCGTGGAGTACACGCCCCAGGCGGTCAAGCTCACCATTACGGGCCAGGGCCAGGGCGCCAAGCAGCAGGTCGCTTACATGGTGCGCCACCTTCTCGCGCTGCGGCGGCCCCTGGCCCCGGACGAGGGGGATGCCCTGGCGCTTGCCCTGTGCGGCGCACGCTTTTCGGGACCGGACAGGTCAAACGCCCCGGGGGTAGGCAGGGCTTGA
- a CDS encoding YebC/PmpR family DNA-binding transcriptional regulator: protein MSGHSKWANIKHQKMKEDYRRGQVFSKLTRQIMVAARQGGPDPESNFRLRLAIDKAREANLPMDNIQRAIRKATGADSGEAYEEAIFEGYGPGGVAILVVAMTDNRNRTSSEMRHLFTRHGGSLAESGSVAWQFVPKGRLEVTPAPGPGARIDEEKLFLDVAEAGGDDVRALEGRDGFEVICAPAALAHLREELTRRGYHCKEASLTMIPKTTISVQGSDAERVLRLVDALENHDDVQEVHANFDIGDEVMEALQT, encoded by the coding sequence ATGTCGGGACACTCCAAGTGGGCCAACATCAAGCATCAGAAGATGAAGGAGGACTACCGCCGGGGCCAGGTCTTCTCCAAGCTGACCCGGCAGATTATGGTAGCAGCCCGTCAGGGCGGCCCCGACCCCGAGAGCAACTTCCGCTTGCGTCTCGCCATCGACAAGGCCCGTGAAGCCAACCTGCCCATGGACAACATCCAGCGCGCCATCCGCAAGGCGACCGGCGCCGACAGCGGCGAGGCGTACGAGGAGGCCATCTTCGAGGGGTACGGGCCGGGGGGTGTAGCGATCCTGGTCGTCGCGATGACCGACAACCGCAACCGCACGTCCAGTGAGATGCGGCACCTCTTCACGCGGCACGGCGGGAGCCTCGCGGAGAGTGGCTCGGTTGCCTGGCAGTTCGTGCCCAAGGGGCGGCTCGAAGTGACACCGGCGCCCGGTCCCGGCGCCCGGATCGACGAGGAGAAGCTCTTCCTGGACGTGGCCGAAGCGGGCGGAGACGACGTGCGCGCGCTGGAGGGCCGGGATGGGTTCGAGGTCATCTGCGCGCCCGCCGCTCTGGCTCACTTGCGTGAGGAACTCACGCGGCGCGGTTACCACTGCAAAGAGGCGTCGCTGACCATGATCCCGAAGACCACCATCTCCGTGCAGGGTTCCGACGCGGAGCGAGTGTTGCGGCTGGTGGACGCGCTGGAGAACCACGACGACGTCCAGGAGGTCCACGCTAACTTCGACATCGGCGACGAGGTCATGGAGGCCCTCCAAACTTGA